A window of Microcystis aeruginosa FD4 contains these coding sequences:
- a CDS encoding ABC transporter permease — MGISILRILVIAANGFREVIRDRILYLIGFFALLMAFAWRLLPEIAVGTDQKIFLDLGLAAIGLLGVIVAVFVGTGLINQEIDKRTILVLIPKPLSRAEFILGKHLGLSGVLAVMLGVMLVIYLLMLLGMKVSFQPLPLIVSVFYLGLELILIAAVAIAFGVFTSSILATLMTFGVYLMGHISKDLIQLGIISKNPNILAITKNIYLILPDLERLNFRNEAVYGLLPSADVLIANALYSLVYTGLLLGISILIFSRRQF; from the coding sequence ATGGGTATCAGCATCCTGAGAATCTTGGTGATCGCAGCTAATGGTTTTCGCGAGGTTATTCGCGATCGCATTCTTTACTTGATCGGGTTTTTTGCCTTGTTGATGGCCTTCGCTTGGCGTTTATTACCAGAAATTGCGGTGGGAACCGATCAGAAAATCTTTCTTGACTTGGGATTAGCCGCTATCGGGTTATTAGGGGTAATTGTCGCGGTTTTTGTGGGTACAGGGCTAATTAATCAGGAAATTGACAAGAGAACTATTTTAGTTTTGATTCCCAAACCCTTGAGTCGGGCCGAATTTATCCTCGGTAAACACTTGGGTTTGTCCGGGGTTTTAGCGGTGATGTTGGGGGTAATGTTGGTGATTTACTTGCTGATGTTGCTGGGGATGAAAGTATCTTTTCAACCTTTACCCCTGATTGTCTCGGTTTTCTATCTCGGTTTGGAATTAATTCTCATCGCAGCCGTGGCGATCGCTTTTGGGGTATTTACCAGTTCGATTTTAGCCACGCTAATGACTTTTGGGGTCTATCTAATGGGTCACATCAGCAAAGATCTGATCCAATTGGGTATAATCAGCAAAAATCCCAATATTCTCGCTATCACTAAAAATATTTATCTAATTCTCCCAGATTTGGAGAGATTGAATTTTAGAAACGAGGCCGTTTATGGTTTGCTCCCTAGTGCTGATGTCTTAATCGCTAACGCCCTCTACAGTCTCGTTTATACTGGTCTATTATTGGGTATCTCCATCCTCATCTTTTCACGACGACAATTTTAA
- the rimM gene encoding ribosome maturation factor RimM (Essential for efficient processing of 16S rRNA), whose translation MEENWLEIGTIVAPQGLEGELRVLSVSDFPERFQKRGMRGIQGTQGGEIQEITLLRGRELPGKNVYVIKLEGVENREQAEALRGYKLWANKLERPHLKADEYHVSELVKLEVYHHLTGEKIGVVVDILWAGNDILAVQLEANLASVKKKSPSSDSGARALVPFVKEIVPLVDLKAARIEIAPPPGLLEINLS comes from the coding sequence ATGGAAGAAAATTGGCTAGAAATTGGGACAATAGTAGCACCCCAAGGACTGGAGGGAGAATTGCGAGTTTTATCGGTATCAGATTTTCCCGAACGTTTTCAGAAGCGAGGGATGAGGGGAATACAAGGAACCCAGGGGGGAGAAATCCAAGAAATTACTCTGCTCAGGGGACGTGAGCTACCGGGCAAAAATGTTTATGTTATCAAGTTAGAGGGGGTTGAAAATCGGGAACAAGCCGAAGCTTTGCGCGGATATAAATTATGGGCGAATAAACTAGAAAGACCTCACCTAAAAGCGGATGAATATCATGTCAGCGAGCTAGTAAAATTAGAGGTTTATCATCACCTTACAGGAGAAAAAATCGGGGTTGTAGTAGATATTTTGTGGGCGGGTAATGACATTTTAGCAGTGCAACTAGAAGCAAATCTCGCCTCTGTCAAGAAAAAAAGTCCATCCTCCGACTCAGGGGCCAGGGCCCTGGTCCCCTTCGTCAAAGAAATTGTTCCACTGGTGGATCTGAAAGCAGCGCGCATCGAGATCGCGCCACCACCGGGGTTATTAGAGATCAATTTATCCTAG